The sequence GTACCTGTAGGGTCCCCTGCTCTCTGAGTTCGGTAATCGGCATCCCGAGTGCATCGAGGCGATACGTGAAGGTTTCCTCGCTCTCCTCGAAGAGATAGAGCGTGGCGGTCGTCCCGTTCTGGGCGGCTTCGGTGAGAAATAAGGACCCAGTGGTAGTCTTCCCGACCCCCGTCGGGCCACTGACGATGGTCACCGTGCCCGACTCGATTCCACCACCGACCAACGTATCGAGCCCATCGATCCCGGAGCTGATTCGTTCAGGATCGAACGACCGGTCACGTTGTTCTGGGATGAGTGCGGGATAGACTTCGAGACCCTGGGATCGGATTTCCAGGCCGTGGTCGCCTTCTGCCTGGCCGTAGCCACGATGTTTCGTGATCTCGACACGCCGGCCACCCTCTCCCCGCTCCATTTCGATGACACCATCCGCGAGAGACTGCATTTCCACGTCGAACTCCTGATTTTGCGACGGCGTCGTCGTGGCTAAGACCGTCGTCTCACGACCCTTGAGAAATCGCATGAACGCGAGGATTCGCTTCCGAAATTCGTACTCATTTGCCTCTACGTACCGTATCTGTGTGATCGGATCGATCACGACCCGACTCGGGTTGATCTCCGCGATGGCGTTGTAGATCGATTCCGTGTGCTGATCGCGGTCGACGTCACTCGGATCGACCAGATCGTGTGACTTGCTTTCGGTGAAGAACTCCGACTCGGGACCCAAATCGAGGAAATTGGCATCCGACAGGTCGATATCGAATTGCGCAGCGTTTGCCAGAATCTCCGTCTCTGATTCCTCGCCATGAATGAACAGCACCGTTTCTCCTTGCTGGATCCCCTCTTCCAGGAAGTGCATCCCGGCAAGCGTTTTTCCCGTGCCTGGATGTCCCCGGATCAGGTAGAGGCGACCGACGATGTATCCACCGTGTAAAATGGTATCCAGCGCGGGCACGCCAGAGCTCAGTGAAGATATTTCGGGTTGCATGAAATAGTGTAATCGTTTCCTACGATTCACATTTTGAATAAATTTTTCGGTACGGATACCCTTCCGTCCCGCCTGGACGCGAACTCATTCGCCGCCACTGCGAGGGCCAGGTGGTATGGGCGGGCCGCCCGGTAGCGGGCGACCGCCGAACCGCTCCGGCGGTTGTCGACCACGCCACGCCTCGAACCACTCGCGGATCTCGCCGTCGGCGGCTTGCGTGAGTTGGTAATGCGGGCACAGATGAACCGGCAAATCGAGCTCGGAACCGATGGCCAGCACCTGTCTGGACTGTTCGAACGCGTTCTCGACCCAGGCGGCGGTATCGTCCAATCGCTCGAATGTCGCCGCGAGTTCGTCACAGCCACCCTCGCTGGCCGCCCGTATCGTCTGTTGCATCCGGGCACTACGCACGTTGAACGGTTCGTGGAACACGACGTCGGGATCGACCGCCGCGATCCGTTCGAACAGCGAGCGGAGTTCACCGTCGTTCTGGTCGGGGTACGTCGGTGAGGCCAGGACGTACACCGGAACACCCGCGTCGGCGAACGTCTGGAGGGCTTCGAGTCGGCGTTCCGGCGGCGGAGCGAACGGTTCCAGTGCGCCGACGGCCTCGGCGTCGAGTGAGGGAACCGAGGTCCCGACCGTGACGGACTCACCCGCCTGCTCGAAGGTCTCGAGGTCGCGGACCGCTCTGCTCGGATTTCGAGTCAGCACGCGGACGGGTTTTCCGTGTTCTGCGAGCACGCGGACCACGTCGGTGGCGATGGCGGCCGCCCGGTCGTCCATATACGGATCGGTGCTGAAGGATACGCCGACGATGCCCCCACCGAGGTCGGTCTCCCGCCAGGTCCGTTTTCTATCGAGGTGTGCATCGAGCCGGTCGGCGAGGTCCTCGCGGTAGAGCACGTACGCACCCCAGTCCTCCCGCGGGGAGTCGACGGCCACGTTCGCGGAGATCATCTCCGTCCGAGCCCTGACCGGCGGTGTGGAGGGAACGTAACAGAACGCACAGCCGTGTCGACAGCCAGTCGCCACGTTGACGACGTACTCACAGACGCCGTGGACCGACAGCGCCGACTCCGAGAGGACTGCCTCGGTCGGGTCGGTGGCCGTACTGACGGGGCCGGTCATCGTGTTCGGCTATCCGCTGCAGCGGTATCCCTATTGCGTGGCGCCGGACCTCCTGTCCAGGCCGGCGTCGGTACGCATGGATCTCTGACCGTCGGCATCGACCGGGCGCGTCCCTGGCCGAAGACGAAAATACGGGAACGAAATTGTCTGATCTGCGGAAGACTCTCTACGACTCGGGACTATCGATCGATATATCGGATCGGTCAGGCCATGCTCGAAAAACTCCCAGTACCGCAGTTGGCCCGCAGAAACCTGTCAGCAGTCGTCGCAGTCGTGGTACTCACGGGTATCCTAGGAGCGGGATTGACCCTCACAGGACTCGCTGTGACGGAAATTGGGAGTGACCAGGGAGCGGTCGTGACGGACGTCTCGGGGGATACGACGGTGACCGTCACGTACCTGACCGCGTCGAACGAGACGAAGCAGTTCGAGGTCGACGGTGTCCGCTCGAAACTATCCGACGAGCACCAGAACTGGGCGTTCGTCCCCCGTTCGTCGCTACCACCCGAGCTCGAAGCGGTCGGAAGCGATCCCGACGCAGGGGTCGTCACTGTCGGCGAACGGGCGCTGGTCGGCGACCTCTCCTCGGCGACAGAAGAGATCGATGACCAGCCCGTGATGGTCGTCGCACCGACCGGGATGGACGTCGACCCGGCACGGAAAGCCTACTTCCTCGACGAGTTCCTCTCGCCGTACTCCTTCGACCCGAATCCCAACGGCCAGGTGACCCTGGTCATCGCGCCGAGTGCGCTCCCGTCAGCCGGGATGATGTACGGCGATAGTGGATACATCGCGCAGACGGCGTTCTGGGACGGGACCGTCGGGAGCGTCTGGATCCACGAGTACGTCCACTCCCAACGGTCGTTCGCACTGGCCCCCGAGATGCGGTGGTTCAGCGAAGCGAGCGCGACGTACTACTCCTATCGGGTCATGGAAGAACAGTACGATCCAGTCACCGACGAGGACGTGCGCGAACGGCTGATGCTCGAGGATACGTATCCGGAGACGACGCTATCCAATCCCGCGGAGTGGACGGGGACGCGGGCCAACTATCACCGGGGCGCGAAACTGCTCTACGTCGTCGACGCCGAGGTCCGTGCAGGCAGTGACGGCGAGCGGACCCTCGTCGACGTCTATCGGGCCATGAACCGCCACGATGGACCGATCACGGTGGCGGATTTCGTCCGTATCGTCGAGGCGACCGCTGGAAATGACGAACAGTGGTTACACGATGCGATTACGACCGACGACGACCTGAACGAGTCCGTCGACCGAGCGAGTGCCGAGTTCGAGGGGTGAATCGACGTACCTACCCCGGAACGGAAATCATCGAGTATAGCCCCGCTCGGGCGACGGATCGGTTATCAGGCCGACAGAATTAATCGAACGACCGCCGACGTCGGACATATGGCAACCATTCCGACGTCCTACCGGGACCTGTTCGAAAAGCCCACGTTCGCCCACGTGACCACGATTTCGCCGGACGGCACTCCGCACGCGACACCCGTCTGGATCGATTACGACGAGACCGACGACCGCCTGCTGGTCAATACGGAGCGGGGCCGGCGAAAGGAGCGAAACGTCAGGTCCGACCCGACCGTCGCGGTGAGCATGGTCGACCCGGACGACCCCTATCGGTTCCTCTCGGTGACGGGCACGGTGGACGAGGTGACGACCGACGGGGCGAGAGACCACATCGACGAACTCGCTCGGCGCTACATGGACGTCGATTCCTACCAGAATCCGATCCAGACCGAACGGGTCGTCCTCCGTATCCGACCGGACGAGGTGCTGACGAGCGAGTGAGGGGACCCAGGTCACCAGGGCCCGCCAGTCGGTCTCGGAGAGCCATCAGGGAGACCGATCGGATGGACGGGCACGGCCGTACCAGACAACGACCGCACAGCAGGTGCCGAACAGGCCGGCCAGCAGGTCAGACGGTTCGTTCGCCCGACCGGGCACCCACTGCTGTAGCCGACCGATCACGAATCCATACCCAGCCGAGACGGCTATCGAGAGAACGGCCGCAGTCCGCTTGTCGTGACGGGCCGCTCCGAAGGCGTTGGCGAGTGCGATAGCATAGCCCGCGTGGCCGAGGAAATGCAGAACCGTATCCGGGCCAATCGGGTCCCACTTCGGATTGCGTTCGAGCGGTGCGGGCAAGAGTGTCGCCACGAGAAGGACGAGCGTCCATGCAACGACTGCCACCCATCGGCCGTCGGTGGACCACTGTCGCATATGGTACTCTACGGATGCGGGGGTTATGGCTGGCGAGGGTGGTCGTAGCGGAGACGACACCGACACAGCCATCGTTCCCAGGCTCTGAAAATCGTTCAGCCAACTAACCGATTCGGCGATCAAATCGCAGACATGTACGACGGCACGTCCTTGACCTACTACGACGGAGTCCTGCTCGCGATCGCGGTCAGTCTCGCCGCTGGAATCGTCGTCGGCGTCGTGACGGAGTTCCCGGTCCGGATCGGACTGCTCATCGGGTCGCTCATCGCGACGGTCTTCGTCTACGACGCCATCTTTCGAAACCCACCGCGACCGGCCCCATCCGGGCGAGCGAAGGCCGGCGCCATCGTCTGGCACGTCTACCTCGTCGCGCTTCTGGCGACGACGATGCGCTGATCGGTGGCCTCTGCGCGGAGACGCCCCTTGCCACGCGGCAAACGTGTCGTCCTCCCAACCGGTGAGAATAATGACAGCTGTTTAACTAGTTGGCGGCAGTACGTCCGTCCGGAGGTCATCCACATGCCAATAGAGGATCTGGCCCGGAGCGAGGTCGTGACCGCCGACCCAGGAACGTCGGTGACCGAACTCGCAAACTCGATGGAAAGCAAAGACGTCGGTAGCATCGTCATCACCGAGGGAGACGAACCGGTCGGCATCGTCACCGACCGGGACCTCGCCCTCCGTGTCGTCGGAGCGGACGTCGACCCGGGTACCCAGACCGCCGAGGACGTGATGACGACCGAGCTGACGTCGATTGGATCGGAGGCTGGGTTCTACGAAGCGGCCGATCTGATGGCAGAGAGCGGAATCAGACGGCTCCCGGTCTGTGAAGGTGACGTGCTCGTCGGAATCATCACGGCCGACGACCTGACCGAACTGTTGGCCGACGAGCAACAGCAACTCGCGAACGTCATCCGCGCCCAGCGACCCGAATACTGAGGACCTGCCGCTACACAGGCACTGCGGCGATGATTCCAGGAGTGGGCACCCCCAGATGGGTAATACCGAGGGCGGAAAAGAGGGGACGATCCGCTGTACGAGATGATGAGAGAGCGGACGACGAGACAGGGGCTGGAGGGCGCAGTGGCTCGCTAGCTCACTCGTCTTCTTCGTCGCTGTCGGGCCTGTCGTCCTCGTCTTCGTCGTCATCGTCACGTTCCTCGTCCGCTTCGTCGCTATCGTCTTCGGTCTCTGTGTCCTCGAAGTCGACGCTTATCTCGGCCTCGCGGTCGTCATCGGTGACCTCGATTTCCAGTTCGTCGTCAGCGGGGACCTCGATCGTGATCGAGCCGTTCTCTTCCGTCTGACCGACGGTCTCGTCGTTGACCATCACCGTGGCATCGGCGATCGATTCGCCGGTCGCGTCCATCGCGGTGACTGAGAGGTCCTCACCCGGCTCGAGTGTTCCTTCGACGAGCAGGTCGATCTGCCCCTCGTCATCCGCGTCGCCGTCGTCGTCATCTGTTTGTTCTTCCGATTCGAGCGGGATCTCGAGTTCGCCTTCCGCTTCGTATTCGGCCTCGACCTCGAACCCGTCCGCGTCGGGGACGGTCACCATGATGGTCCCATTGGCGTCGGTCTCACCGACGTCCTCGCCGTCCACGGACACGGTTGCGCCGGCGACCGGATAGTCCGCGTGGGTGGCGGTGATCGTCACGTTCTCACCGGCGCTAACGGTTCCATCGACGCTGAGGTCCATGGACTCGTCTTCGTCACCCTCTTCGACTTCCGCGTCGCTATGGCCTTCGGCATCGCCGTCGTCATCCTCGAGTGGGATCTCGAGTTCACCTTCCCGTTCGACTTCGACCTCGACCTCGAACTCATCGTCGTCCGGGACCGTGACGACGACGGAACCGTTCTCGTCGGTCGCGTACGTATCGTCACCGTTGACGCTCACCTCGGCGAATCGAACTGGTTCGCCGTCCAGGAGGGCCGTGAGGGTAACCGATTCACCCGGCGTCACGTTTCCGTCGACGGTGATGTCGACCGCACCGTCTGTTTCGATCTCGTCTGCGGGTACCTGTTCTCCGTCGGCCATCAAATCGAGCGGTCCCGAACCCTGTGTCGCCATGGCTGCAGTCGCGCCAGAGGCGATCACGAGCGCCGAAACCGCGAGGACGGCTAGTGTTCCAACTTTCATTGCTATCCGGACGGTGGGGCGTCCGTGCATCCGGTACCGGCCTCAGGCGTATCAACCCGGCAGATAGCACAGCCGAATTACGCCCATTTCAATCGCATTAAACGGTCCCGTGGTCGATTTCGCTGGGTACGTTCCCAGGGATTGCCCATGCAAACCCCCTCCAGCGGCGACGACCGGTCGGTGTTCGACTGCGTTCACGGTATCCGCACCGGATCGACGCTCGTTCGAATTACCCCTTCCGACCACGGCCAGCCCCCGGGCCGAAAGGTCAATGAACCGTCACGTCGAATCGTCACTATGAACGAGACAGTCTGGCCAGGCCTCGGTGGGGAGGAACTCCAGTACAGCGAGCGGACGTGGGCACTCACCGGTACCGTCATCGTCGAGAACGATGGACGGACACTCGCAGTCGACGCTGCGGTCGCCGATGGGAGCGGCGACGACAGTGGGACGTTCTATTTCACCCTCCAGGACCCGCCACAATCGCTCAATCCGGGAAATCTGGGCGATCACTTCGACAAAATCGAGCGGACGAAGCGGAACCAGTACCTCGTCGTCGAGACGGCGGGGGCGACCTATCGATATCGATTGTCGCGACTCGAATTCGACTGAGGACAGACCGACTCGCCGTACGACGCGACGGGGATTCGGCTGGCTCAGGTACCGCCCGTCACGGTCACCGGTATCTCGGCGTTCAACACGACCGTCTGGCTAACACTCCCCAGGATCGCCTTCTCCGTGGGGCTGCGCTTTCGACCGCCCATGACGATCTCGTCGAACTCTTCCGAGGCGGCGAGCGCCAGGATCCCCTCCGCGGGCGGGGGAGACAGGTCAACCGTGTCCACGTCGATGCCTGCGTCCGCCAGCATCTCCATCGTTCTCCGGACCGTCTCGACGCGATCAGCCCGCTGCATGTCCTCCGGAACCGAGCGCTCCTCGTCCGTGAGCGAGTGGGCGAGCACGGCTTCGACCGACTCGTTCGCACACGGGAGGGCCGAGACGTAGGCGGCCTGTTTGTTCGCGCGTTCCATACTGTTGTCGAGAGGGACCAGCAGTCGGTACATCGGTTGTCGTCCGCGGGTTCTGTGGGGGCCACCATAAAAACGCCGAGATGTTTAACCGGTCGCCGATCCAACGGAGACCATGTCGCTCACCCTCGTCGGCACGAGACTCGCCGAGACTGACACCAGTTTCGTCTATCGAGGGGAGGCGCCAGCCTGTGCCGACTGTCCATATCGGAAGCAATGTCTCAATCTGGAGAAAGGGGTCAGATACACGGTGACCGACGTTCGCGACGGGGGCCAGGAACTCGAGTGTGCCGTTCACGACGGCGGCGTACTGGCGGTCGAGGTCGAGCGGGTGCCGTTCGAGGCGAACGTCCCCGCCAAGGGCGCGTTCTCGGGCAGCAAGATCACACTCGCCGGTCCGTGCCCACACACCGAGTGTCCGAGCCACGCCCTCTGTGAACCCATGGGCGCCGACTTCGATCGGGAATATCGGATCGAGAAGACACTCGGCGACCCGCCACACGATTACTGTGCCCTGGACAGGGAGCTCGAACGGGTCGAACTCGGCCCGCCCGAGCGACGCTAGTTCGCGGAGATGGTCCCGAGTTTCTCGCCGCGATAGCCGAAGATGTCCTCGTAGCCGTACGCGGAGAGCAACACCGGGTAGAACGGGGTCGGGTCGCTGATCCGGACGCCGTCCGCCGAGGCGAACGGTTCGTCCGCCTCGACGCGCGAGAAGTTCTCGGCGAACACCTCGTACGCGGCCGCCTCGGGTTTCTCGATGGGTTCGCCCATCTGGTACAACGGAAGCTCCTTCGAAGTGGTCTCCCCGGGGAGCACTCGCGTCGCGGTCAGGAACTCGCGCACGAGGCGGTAGGCGTTCTCCGCCGCCGCATCGCTCTTCTGGAGACCGGCCTCGACCTCGATGATGTCGGCGTCGGCCTCGAAGACTCGCCCCTCGTTCGGTGACCCCGTGTCCACCAGTGCCCGCACTGACAGTTTCGGCGCGATGGCCCGAACGTGCTCTTTGATCCCCGCAGAGATAGCGAAGGGGTAGGGGTAGGACTGCGTCGAGTGGATCGAGAGTGCGGTCGTCCCTCGAAGTTCGGTCGCGAGTTGGTCAGCGAGGCCACGTTCGAGGGCATCCTCCGGAACGTCGTCGTCGAAGGCCCGATTGAGGTCCGCGTCGACGTATCGCACGTCCCGCTCCAGGGCCTCGTCGTTCGCGATGATGAGTTTCACGGGCTTCCGTACCGGCGGGTCGTCCTCGATGAGGCGTTCGATAGCCGTCGCCCCACAGGGCTCGTCGCCGTGGATGGATCCGACCACCGCGACGTCCGGTTGCCCGGCACCCAGCTGTGCCACACGCATTGTGAAAGAGCACGCCCCTGACGCACTAATCCCTTGGGTTACGGGAGTCGTTCGGCGTACTCGTAATCGACCGAACGGGCCGCGAGCACTCCTCCATCGAGACGGATCACCCACTCGTCTACCTGGGCCGGATCGTCGAGTGCGGCTTCGAGGAGGTCTCTGACGCCCTCGACGTCGACGCCGTAGAAATCCTCGGGAACCCCCTCCAGGTACTGCACCGCCGTCGTGAACAGCATCCGCATCCCCTCGTCGTCCTCGAAGTCGAAGTGCTTGTACGCCCCTGCCGCGACCTGCACCATCCCGTGGAGGAACGCGCTCTCGGTCTTCCCCGACCCGTAGTTGAACCACTCGTCTTCGAAGCAGTCGTGGGAGTCGTGATATGCGCCCTCGTTGAACAGCCGAATCCCGTGCTCCACCGCCCGGCGGAGCGTGGCGTGCTCCCAGACCTCGGCGCCGGGGTGCCACCCGGTGGGCGCTCGTCCCGCGGGTGGCGGCGCGACGGAGGCATCGCGCGTATGATCGTCCATATAGTAGGCTACGGGACGGACCGGGTTGTCGGTTGGTTTCCCATCGAGACTCGCTCGTATCGGGCCGAGTCCGCAAACCTAAAGCGGACCAGGCGCAGACACCTCATTGCGTGCGAGGGTAGCAAAGCCAGGAAAACGCGGCGGACTCAAGATCCGCTCCCGTAGGGGTCCAGGGGTTCAAATCCCCTCCCTCGCATGAAATCGCGCGGCCTGCGCGACGAATGCAGGGGGGATTTGAACGCTGTCGGACGTAGTCCGACTGAAGTTCAAATCCCCTCCCTCGCATCGCCCGGCGCGAGCACACCGCGAGCGCCGTGATGCGGAAGTCCACGGGACGGACTTCCCTCGCAAAACGCTTCTGCAGATGAACCGTATCGAGAAGCATCCGCTCCCGGAGGGTTCCCGCGAGCACTGCGAGCGGGTGCTCGAAAGACGCGAAGCGTCGTGAGATTGGTACCCCCTCCCCCACCCGACACGATGTGTGATCGAGGTCGTCGTGCGGGCCGAGAAAACGCGATACCAGAGGAGGTCGCTCGGTCGAATCCGGCGAACCGGAATCACTCCCATCGCGCGCGGACGCCGTGCTCCAGGAGGACCGCCACGTCCTCGAGCGCGACGCTGTCGCTGACGACGTACGGGATCCACCCCTCGACGAACGAGTTCGGCGCGAGACTGGTCGAGCCGTACTCGCGGTAATAGCCCGGCTCCTCCTGGAGTTCGACCCAGTACTCCTCCCGGTCCGGGTCGGGTGGATCGCCGACGAACTCGAACAGGGGCGGTTCGGTCGTGAACATGAGATCCTGAGACTCTAGCTGGTTGCCCGCCGCCAGCACGTCGATATCACGGTGGTCCGGTACCCGGATGTCGTCGTTACCGGACTCGTTCTCGACGACGATCGTCAGTACGAGCCAGCGGGCGTCGTCGATACCGGGCCGTATCGCTCGTTCGTCGTAGGCCTCCTGACCGCCATACGATTCGGTGCTCGCCTGGATCTCGTCTTCCAGCGAGGCTCCCATGGTGACGGTCAGCCCGTCGTAGAACGAAATCGATTCGTCCAGCGCTGCCAGGGGCGGCTCGACCGTGAGTTCCCATTCGTCGAGGATGTCCATGAACTGGTCCAGATCAGTGACGGCGAATACCACGTCGCCGGTGGACGGCGGGACGATATCGAAGGTCTTTGTCTCCGATCCTCCGGCGGAGATACTCCACTGTGCGTTGGTTCCCGGGGCCGACGTCCATCCCGGATCGGCCTCCGTATCCCACCAGATTTCGGTGCGTGTCTCGATCGGTTCGCTCCCGGCCTCCATCGTGACGGCTACCGAATAGTCGGCACCGTACTCCAGTGCAGTCGTCGATGGCTCGACAACGACGGACGGCCCGTCCGAAGCGTCCCCGTCCGTCTGTGAAGTCGTCTCCCCATCCGCCCAGGTCGTTGCGGTTTCTGTCGGACTGTCCGTTCGTTCCGCCGAGCTACAGCCGGCCAGGAACGCCAGACCGACGGTTGCACTCGTAGTGATGATCGTTCTTCGCTTCATATATGACAGTACCTCAAGATGAATAGTGGAATGAGCGGGTGATTCTCGGAACCGAAGAACCTGCGGTAACCATTCGATAATGAGTGAGATCAATGTGGTAGATGGAGACGGTACCCTCGTCGTGGCGGTGACCGACACTGCTGTCGGCACCGTGCACGCCGAATCCACGCACGACGATGTCCTGCCCGCGTCACACGTTGCAGGTTCCGACGTGCGTATATCCTTCTGTTACAGAGTCACACACAGATAATGGTCGAGGTCAGCGTCATCGGCTGCGGTCACCTGGGAAGTGCAGTGATAAAGGGACTGGCGAGGGCCGGGTCGCACACGATTACGGCGTGCGACCTGGACGAGGCGGCCCTCGCCGAAGTGGAACCGTACGTGAACCGGACCACGAAACGCGTCGGCGCGGCTTCGGACGCATCGGTCGTAATTCTCGCCGTCCGCCCCCAGACGGTATCGCCCGTCCTGGAGGCCCTCGACATGGACAGAGAGCAGACGTTGCTCTCGTTCGCCGCGGCGGTGCCAACAGACTTCATCGGAGAGCAGGTCGATGCCACCGTCGTCCGCGGAATGCCGAACCTGGCGGTGGAATACGGCTCGATGGCCACCGCCGTGACCGCGGAAGGAGATGACGACGTACAGACCATCCTCGACGACCTCGGGAAGTACGTCGTGGTCGACGAATCGCTCATGGACATCTCGACCGCGCTGAACGGGAGTGGTCCGGCGTTCGCGTTCTACCTGATGAAGGTGCTCGCGGAAGCCGGCGTGAAGAGTGGATTCGAGAAAGCGGACGCCGCACTGCTCGCCGCCCAGACGTTCAAGGGGGCCGCCGAGATAGCGATGGCGTCCGAGAAGAGTCTCGACGAACTCGTCGACGCGGTCACGTCGGAGGGTGGGACGACGATCGAAGGGATGGAAGTCCTGTGGAACAGCGACGTCGACGAGGTCCTGGAGCGGACGGTCCAGGCCGCCGAAGAACGCTCCATGGAGATCACCGATGACTTCGCCGACGACTGAGGTCGTCGATCGATCGAGCATCGAGTCGACGCGGCGACTCGCCGCCGACGCCCAGCGAGTGGTGGTAAAAGCCGGAACGAACTCGCTCACCGACGCGGACTCCAACCTGGACGAGGAGAAACTCGCGAAGCTGGTCGACGACATCGACGACCTCCTCGACCGGGGGACGGAGGTACTCCTCGTCTCCTCCGGCGCGATCGGGGCCGGAAAGGGGGACGTCGACGTCCCGAACGAGACGATCGAGAACCTGCAGGCGGCATCGACGGTCGGACAGAGCCACCTGATGCGCCGGTACACCGAGCAGTTCGAACGCCACGACCGGAAGGTCGCACAGATCCTGCTCACCCAGGAGGACCTGGCGGACCCCGAGCGGTTCACGAACTTCCACAACACGGTCGAGACGCTCCTGGAGTGGGGTGTCGTCCCCATCATCAACGAGAACGACGCCATCGCCATCGCCGAGATCAAGATCGGCGACAACGACATGCTCTCCGCGTCGGTCGCGATCGGCGTCGAGGCGGATCTGCTGGTGACCCTCACCGACGTCGGCGGGGTCTACACCACCAATCCGAAGACCGATTCGGACGCCGAACGGATCGAGGCCGTCGGGCGGAACTACGACGAGGTCCACCGACTCGTCGAGTCGAGTGCGAACGGCGAGTTCGGCGGGATCCGAACGAAGGTCGAGGGCGCCCGGGAGGTCACCGAGCACGGGATCCCGGCTGTCATCGCCCGATCGACCGCCGATGACGTCCTCGATCGGATCGCCGACGGCGAGCCAGTTGGAACCATCTTCGTTCCAGTCGACGGAGACAGCCATGACTGACACCGACACCATCACGAAGGCGAGAACTGCACAGAGGGCCGCACTCGATCTGGCGCAGACCACCGACGAGGCCCGGCGGAACGCACTCCACGCGATCGCCGACGCGCTCGATGACAACCGGACTCGGATCCTCGAAGCCAACGAGAAAGACGTCGAGGAGGCCGAGGCGATGCGCCAGCGTGGCGAGTACAGCCAGGCGCTCGTCGACCGGTTGAAACTGGACGACGAGAAGATCGATACCATCGCCGAGATGGTCCGAAGCGTGGCGGCACAGGACGACCCGCTCGGTGAAACCCTCGAGGCCCGCCGACTCGACGACGGGCTCGAACTCTACAGGGTGAGCGTCCCCATCGGCGTCATCGCCACCGTCTTCGAATCTCGTCCGGACGCACTCGTGCAGATCGCCGCGCTGAGTCTGAAATCCGGTAACGCGGTCATCCTGAAGGGCGGCAGTGAAGCACTCCACTCCAACCGGGTGCTCTACGACGTCGTGCGCGAAGCGACAGCCGACCTCGTCGATGGCTGGGCACATCTCGTGGAAGCCCACGAGGCGGTCGACGAGGTCCTCGACATGGACGAGGAGATCGACCTCCTCATGCCCCGGGGAAGCACCGAGTTCGTTCGCCACATCCAGGACAACACCAAGATTCCGGTCCTCGGTCACACCGAAGGAGTCTGTCACGTCTACGTGGACGAGGCGGCGGACGTCGAGATGGCGACCGACATCGCCTACGACGCCAAGGTGCA is a genomic window of Halanaeroarchaeum sp. HSR-CO containing:
- the proC gene encoding pyrroline-5-carboxylate reductase, whose translation is MVEVSVIGCGHLGSAVIKGLARAGSHTITACDLDEAALAEVEPYVNRTTKRVGAASDASVVILAVRPQTVSPVLEALDMDREQTLLSFAAAVPTDFIGEQVDATVVRGMPNLAVEYGSMATAVTAEGDDDVQTILDDLGKYVVVDESLMDISTALNGSGPAFAFYLMKVLAEAGVKSGFEKADAALLAAQTFKGAAEIAMASEKSLDELVDAVTSEGGTTIEGMEVLWNSDVDEVLERTVQAAEERSMEITDDFADD
- the proB gene encoding glutamate 5-kinase, coding for MTSPTTEVVDRSSIESTRRLAADAQRVVVKAGTNSLTDADSNLDEEKLAKLVDDIDDLLDRGTEVLLVSSGAIGAGKGDVDVPNETIENLQAASTVGQSHLMRRYTEQFERHDRKVAQILLTQEDLADPERFTNFHNTVETLLEWGVVPIINENDAIAIAEIKIGDNDMLSASVAIGVEADLLVTLTDVGGVYTTNPKTDSDAERIEAVGRNYDEVHRLVESSANGEFGGIRTKVEGAREVTEHGIPAVIARSTADDVLDRIADGEPVGTIFVPVDGDSHD
- a CDS encoding glutamate-5-semialdehyde dehydrogenase; translation: MTDTDTITKARTAQRAALDLAQTTDEARRNALHAIADALDDNRTRILEANEKDVEEAEAMRQRGEYSQALVDRLKLDDEKIDTIAEMVRSVAAQDDPLGETLEARRLDDGLELYRVSVPIGVIATVFESRPDALVQIAALSLKSGNAVILKGGSEALHSNRVLYDVVREATADLVDGWAHLVEAHEAVDEVLDMDEEIDLLMPRGSTEFVRHIQDNTKIPVLGHTEGVCHVYVDEAADVEMATDIAYDAKVQYPAVCNAAETLLVHEDVAAEFLPAIADRYEDAGVEIRGDERTRSTVDAIEATETDWETEYGDLIISIRVVDSLTEAMDHVNTFGSKHTESIVTEDADHADVFMRGVDAASVFHNASTRFADGFRYGLGAEVGISTGKIHARGPVGLDGLTTYKYYLEGDGQRVATYSGADAAPFSHEPFDGDWNHGRLADE